The following are encoded in a window of Salinibacter ruber DSM 13855 genomic DNA:
- the metG gene encoding methionine--tRNA ligase yields MADPTSSERLLVTAALPYANGPIHIGHLAGAYLPADLFVRYQRLKGEDVAFICGSDEMGVAILMRAIREDRTPEDIIDTYHPQIRDNFERFGMSFDYYGRTSSETHTETTQDFFRVLDENGGFDLKTDEQLYDPEAEMFLADRFVIGTCPVCGFEEAYGDQCEQCGSSLSPTELENPQSTLTDATPEFKETTHWYLPLGELQPQLEEWIGSHPEWKNNVVGQIQSWFDEGLKGRAITRDVLWGVPVPDDVAERHGLEAEGKVIYVWFDAPIGYISATKEWAAEQGEPDAWTDYWQDEDTRLVHFIGKDNIVFHCLMFPSMLMEHGDYVLPDNVPANEFLNLEGEKLSTSRGWAVWLHEYLDDFADERHAPDLLRYALATTLPETKDADFSWEGFQQRVNGELANVFGNFVHRTLTFAQRYFDGTVPPLEDPSEADRVMLDRMAEVPDTVGAAYEEHRTRDAVFETMALARRGNKYFNDTEPWHTHESDPQACANTIHVSLQVCAALSILFEPVLPSAAATLRERIGLENVRTSTPDDDPAGAVGWEDAGAPLLPAGHPIPSGPDPEPLFQKIDDDTIEAQIEKLRDRAAERDTDPSSTTDMDYEALSDNISFDDFTQLDLRAGTVTTAEPVPDADKLLRLEVDLGFEERQILAGVAEQMAPDDVVGLEVVVVANMAPKEMFGFESQGMVLMAEEPDGTFVPVTTEAEDGSVVR; encoded by the coding sequence ATGGCCGATCCGACTTCTTCCGAGCGTCTCCTCGTCACCGCGGCCCTTCCGTACGCCAACGGCCCCATCCACATCGGCCACCTGGCGGGGGCGTACCTCCCGGCGGACCTCTTTGTGCGCTACCAGCGGCTGAAGGGGGAAGACGTGGCTTTTATTTGCGGCTCCGACGAAATGGGCGTTGCCATCCTCATGCGGGCCATTCGGGAGGACCGAACCCCGGAGGACATCATCGACACCTATCACCCCCAAATCCGCGACAACTTCGAGCGGTTTGGGATGAGCTTCGACTACTACGGGCGCACCTCCAGCGAGACCCACACGGAGACGACGCAGGACTTCTTCCGGGTGCTCGACGAGAACGGGGGCTTCGACCTCAAAACCGACGAGCAGCTCTATGACCCGGAGGCCGAGATGTTTTTGGCCGACCGGTTCGTGATCGGGACGTGTCCGGTCTGCGGCTTCGAGGAGGCCTACGGCGACCAGTGCGAGCAGTGCGGCTCGTCTCTCAGCCCGACGGAGTTGGAGAACCCGCAGAGCACGCTCACCGACGCGACGCCGGAGTTCAAAGAGACCACCCACTGGTACCTGCCCCTCGGGGAGCTCCAGCCCCAACTCGAAGAATGGATTGGCTCGCATCCGGAGTGGAAAAACAATGTCGTCGGGCAGATACAGAGCTGGTTCGACGAGGGGCTCAAGGGCCGCGCCATCACCCGCGACGTGCTCTGGGGCGTGCCGGTTCCCGACGACGTGGCGGAGCGGCACGGGCTGGAGGCAGAAGGCAAAGTCATCTACGTGTGGTTCGACGCCCCGATCGGCTACATCTCGGCCACGAAGGAGTGGGCCGCGGAGCAGGGCGAGCCCGACGCGTGGACCGACTACTGGCAGGATGAAGACACCCGCCTCGTCCACTTCATCGGCAAGGACAACATTGTCTTCCACTGCCTCATGTTTCCGTCCATGCTCATGGAGCATGGCGACTACGTCCTGCCGGACAACGTGCCCGCCAACGAGTTCTTGAACCTGGAGGGGGAGAAGCTGTCCACGAGCCGCGGCTGGGCGGTCTGGCTCCACGAGTACCTCGACGACTTTGCGGACGAGCGGCACGCGCCCGATCTGCTCCGCTACGCCCTCGCCACGACCCTTCCCGAGACGAAGGACGCGGATTTCAGCTGGGAGGGATTTCAGCAGCGCGTGAACGGGGAGCTCGCCAACGTCTTCGGCAACTTCGTGCACCGGACGCTCACCTTTGCGCAGCGCTACTTCGACGGCACGGTCCCGCCGCTGGAGGATCCCTCCGAGGCCGACCGGGTCATGCTCGACCGGATGGCCGAGGTGCCCGATACTGTGGGCGCGGCCTACGAGGAGCACCGCACGCGGGACGCGGTCTTCGAGACGATGGCGCTGGCGCGTCGCGGCAACAAATACTTCAACGACACGGAGCCGTGGCACACCCACGAGAGCGACCCGCAGGCCTGCGCCAACACAATCCACGTCAGCCTGCAGGTGTGCGCCGCGCTGTCCATTCTGTTCGAGCCGGTGCTGCCCAGTGCCGCGGCGACGCTTCGGGAGCGCATCGGGCTCGAGAATGTGCGGACCAGCACCCCCGACGACGATCCCGCCGGCGCCGTAGGCTGGGAAGACGCCGGGGCGCCCCTTCTGCCCGCCGGACACCCGATCCCGAGCGGCCCCGACCCGGAGCCGCTCTTCCAGAAAATCGACGACGACACCATCGAAGCCCAGATCGAGAAGCTCCGCGATCGGGCCGCTGAACGAGATACGGACCCATCATCCACCACCGACATGGACTACGAAGCCCTCAGCGACAACATTTCGTTCGACGACTTTACGCAGCTCGACCTGCGCGCCGGGACCGTAACGACCGCCGAGCCGGTGCCCGACGCCGACAAGCTGCTTCGATTGGAGGTCGACCTCGGCTTCGAGGAGCGGCAGATCCTCGCGGGGGTGGCCGAGCAAATGGCCCCCGACGACGTGGTGGGGCTGGAGGTGGTCGTCGTCGCCAACATGGCGCCGAAGGAGATGTTTGGGTTCGAGAGCCAGGGCATGGTGCTCATGGCCGAGGAGCCGGATGGTACGTTCGTGCCGGTCACCACGGAGGCGGAGGACGGGTCGGTCGTGCGGTAG
- the hisB gene encoding imidazoleglycerol-phosphate dehydratase HisB — protein sequence MSTPSFSPRTATVERTTAETDVSVALTLDGDGSYDVDTGVGFFDHMLSLFAKHGALDLEVRCDGDLEVDDHHTVEDVAIGLGRALDDALGDKAHIARYGHAYVPMDDALARAVVDLSGRSYCHLEASFERNQVGGLSTELVEHVWRSVADHARCNLHLTVLRGHNAHHKIEALFKAAARALRTAVRRRADHAEVASTKGTLA from the coding sequence ATGTCCACCCCCAGCTTCTCCCCCCGCACGGCGACCGTCGAGCGCACCACCGCCGAGACGGATGTGTCCGTCGCCCTCACCCTCGACGGCGACGGGAGCTACGACGTCGACACCGGCGTCGGGTTCTTCGACCACATGCTGTCCCTCTTCGCCAAGCACGGCGCGCTCGACCTCGAGGTCCGGTGCGACGGCGATCTGGAGGTGGACGACCACCACACGGTCGAGGACGTGGCCATCGGCCTCGGCCGCGCCCTCGACGACGCCCTCGGGGACAAGGCCCACATCGCCCGCTACGGCCACGCCTACGTGCCGATGGACGACGCACTGGCCCGGGCCGTGGTGGACCTCTCGGGGCGAAGCTACTGCCACCTGGAGGCCTCCTTCGAGCGGAACCAGGTCGGCGGCCTGTCGACGGAACTGGTCGAACACGTGTGGCGCTCCGTGGCCGATCACGCCCGCTGCAACCTGCACCTGACCGTCCTCCGCGGGCACAACGCCCACCACAAGATTGAGGCCCTCTTCAAGGCCGCCGCCCGTGCCCTTCGCACGGCCGTGCGCCGCCGGGCCGACCACGCCGAGGTGGCCTCCACGAAGGGGACCCTGGCCTAA